One Brassica napus cultivar Da-Ae chromosome C2, Da-Ae, whole genome shotgun sequence DNA window includes the following coding sequences:
- the LOC106428034 gene encoding uncharacterized protein LOC106428034 isoform X4 yields the protein MDDEVVQRVFQEGGRDFFQQQPSTSSSSSSSILQSLPLHVAFDHGYYLLVKSIQELREKKDGIVTVGIGGPSGSGKTSLAEKVASVIGCPVIAMEDYRDSMDDGNELETLDFDALVQNLEDLIKGKDTLVPVFDFQQKRRVDTKMVKASSGVVIVDGTYALHARLRSLLDIRVAVVGGVHFSLLSKVRYDIGDSCSLDYLIDSIFPLFRKHIEPDLHHAQIRINNSFVSSFREAIYKLKCKSEIVTSFAQGSEVQKDNFIEMYLRPPSANEEARINDWIKVRQAGIRYYLSLGDQRIVDKHFIIRPKAEFEVGRMTLGGLLALGYNVVVSYKRASTAVSYGNLSLSRETIDTLGETFLVLRGTDRKSVGAEALRMGISGPWITKSYLELILESKGVPRLNTPPLLQQSPVTVNQEKQIVAPKPIRTTPNIVTRLEDLSQPWTRSPTKSQMEPMVATWHFTSFDAPHSVSSGVDSSFRDNIRLVPMPDSYDLDRGLLLSVQAIQALLENKGPPVIVGIGGPSGSGKTSLAHKMANIVGCEVVSLESYFKSEQVKDFKHDDFSSLDLPLLSKNIADITNSRRTKLPVFDLETGTRCGFKELEVSEECGVIVFEGVYALHPEIRQSLDLWVAVVGGVHSHLISRVQRDKSRVGCFMSQNEIMMTVFPMFQQHIEPHLVHAHVKIRNDFDPVLSPESSLFVLKSNKQVPYQDILSILDSTKFCSSVQNFIDIYFRLSGLPANGQLSDSDCIRVRICEGRFAVLIREPIREGNFIIQPKVDFDISVSTVAGLLNLGYQAVAYIEASAFIYQDGKILIEVDHLQDVPSPYIQIKGANKEAVTAAGSALKLDGSYTTKSYLQIVLERLPPVQRSSSGIHTQQAARLQELVEFIQSQGSSNSTSEASPRRDGSSIDNVLDDMQSRIKRLERWHTINTVLWTFLMSALVGYSLYQRKRQ from the exons ATGGACGACGAGGTTGTTCAGCGAGTTTTCCAAGAGGGAGGACGCGATTTCTTCCAGCAGCAGCCTTCTACttcatcctcatcctcttcttcGATTCTCCAGTCTCTTCCTCTTCATGTG GCCTTCGATCATGGATATTACCTGTTGGTTAAGTCTATTCAAGAACTCAGAGAGAAGAAGGACGGCATTGTTACGGTTGGTATAGGTGGACCTAGCGGCTCTGGTAAAACTAG CTTGGCAGAGAAAGTCGCATCTGTGATTGGATGTCCTGTGATTGCCATGGAGGATTACCGTGACAGTATGGACGATGGAAATGAATTGGAAACGTTAGATTTTGATGCGTTAGTCCAGAATCTGGAG GATTTGATCAAAGGGAAAGATACTCTTGTTCCGGTGTTTGATTTCCAGCAGAAGAGGCGTGTTGACACGAAGATGGTGAAGGCATCATCTGGAGTG GTTATTGTTGATGGGACGTATGCCCTTCATGCTAGATTGCGCTCCTTGTTGGATATTCGGGTTGCAGTG GTTGGTGGCGTTCACTTTAGTCTCCTCTCTAAAGTCCGTTATGATATTGGGGATTCGTGTTCGCTTGATTATCTTATCGACAGCATCTTCCCATTGTTTAGAAAGCATATTGAGCCAGATCTTCATCATGCGCAg ATCAGAATCAACAACAGTTTTGTTTCATCATTTCGGGAAGCCATATACAAACTGAAATGCAAAAGTGAG ATAGTAACTTCTTTTGCTCAAGGAAGTGAAGTCCAGAAGGATAA TTTTATTGAGATGTACCTCAGACCTCCTTCTGCAAATGAAGAGGCCCGTATAAATGACTGGATTAAAGTTCGTCAAGCTGGTATAAGGTACTATCTGTCGCTGGGGGACCAAAGAATTGTCGACAAGCATTTCATCATCCGGCCGAAAGCTGAGTTTGAG GTTGGTCGGATGACACTTGGAGGATTGCTAGCTTTGGGCTACAATGTTGTAGTGAGTTATAAGCGAGCTTCAACTGCTGTGAGCTATGGTAATTTATCCCTGTCACGTGAAACGATTGACACTCTTGGAGAGACTTTCCTGGTACTGAGAGGGACAGACAGGAAG AGTGTGGGAGCTGAAGCTCTGAGAATGGGTATTAGTGGGCCCTGGATCACCAAATCATACCTGGAACTGATCCTTGAAAGTAAAG GTGTCCCACGCTTGAATACACCTCCACTTTTGCAGCAGTCTCCTGTAACCGTTAACCAGGAGAAGCAAATTGTTGCACCAAAACCAATCCGAACTACGCCAAACATTGTCACCCGCCTTGAGGATTTATCGCAGCCTTGGACCCGATCTCCGACCAAATCTCAAATGGAACCAATGGTTGCAACTTGGCATTTCACCTCTTTTGATGCACCTCATTCAGTAAGCTCTGGTGTAG ATTCCTCTTTCAGGGATAATATACGACTTGTTCCTATGCCTGATTCATACGACTTGGACAGAGGGTTGCTTCTTTCCGTTCAAGCAATACAG GCGCTGTTGGAAAATAAAGGACCACCTGTTATTGTGGGAATAG GCGGTCCTAGTGGGTCTGGTAAGACTAGCTTGGCTCATAAAATGGCAAATATAGTTGGATGTGAAGTGGTTTCCCTTGAAAGTTACTTCAAGTCTGAGCAAGTCAAAGATTTCAAGCATGATGACTTTAGTTCCCTTGACCTGCCTTTGCTCTCAAAG AACATTGCTGACATAACGAACAGTCGAAGAACAAAATTGCCTGTATTTGACCTGGAGACTGGTACCAGATGTGGCTTTAAGGAACTTGAAGTTTCTGAAGAGTGTGGTGTG ATCGTCTTCGAGGGGGTTTATGCGTTGCATCCAGAAATCAGACAATCTTTGGACCTTTGGGTTGCTGTT GTGGGAGGTGTTCATTCACATCTTATTTCCAGAGTCCAGAGAGATAAGAGCCGTGTCGGGTGTTTCATGTCTCAAAATGAGATAATGATGACCGTATTTCCAATGTTCCAGCAACATATTGAGCCACACCTAGTGCATGCACAC GTCAAGATTCGAAATGATTTTGATCCAGTTCTCTCGCCAGAGAgctctttgtttgttttgaagAGCAATAAACAG GTTCCGTATCAGGATATTCTCAGTATCCTTGATTCCACGAAATTCTGCAGCTCCGTTCAGAATTTTATCGATATATATTTCAGGCTATCTGGGCTTCCCGCCAATGGGCAGCTGTCAGATAGTGACTGCATACGCGTTAGAATCTGTGAGGGCAGGTTTGCTGTGCTTATACGTGAG CCAATTAGGGAAGGGAACTTCATCATTCAGCCCAAAGTAGATTTTGACATTAGCGTAAGTACTGTGGCTGGTCTTCTTAATCTCGG GTATCAAGCAGTGGCGTATATCGAAGCCTCTGCCTTTATTTACCAAGACGGAAAG ATTCTGATTGAGGTTGATCATCTCCAAGATGTGCCAAGTCCATACATACAGATCAAAGGCGCAAACAAAGAAGCTGTGACTGCTGCTGGTTCAGCTCTCAAACTGGATGGTTCAtacacaacaaag AGTTACCTTCAAATAGTTTTGGAAAGACTACCACCAGTTCAGAGAAGTTCAAGTGGAATCCATACACAGCAAGCAGCTCGGTTGCAAGAACTTGTGGAATTCATTCAATCTCAG GGAAGTAGTAACAGTACGTCGGAAGCATCACCAAGAAGAGATGGTTCTTCCATAGACAACGTTTTGGACGATATGCAGTCAAGAATAAAACGACTCGAACGTTGGCACACCATCAATACG GTACTATGGACATTCTTGATGTCTGCGCTCGTTGGTTATTCTCTCTACCAAAGGAAGCGCCAGTAA